A window of Mycobacterium bourgelatii genomic DNA:
CGCTGTCCGGCGCCCCGTTGGCGCCGTTACCGATCAACGGACGCCCCGTCGCCGCCTGAATGGGCGCGTTGACCGCATTCAACAACTGCTGCTGAACAGCGTGAATTGGGGAGCCGCTCACCGGGGCGTTGGAGCCATCAAGACCCAGCAGCAACCCACTGACGCCCCCGGAACCGGTCGCGCCCATGTTCTGGCCGGTGCCGCCGTGCGCGCCGTTGCCGCCGTTACCGATCAACCCGGCGTTGCCACCCGCGCCACCGACACCGCCGTGGCCGGCCGCCGACCCGGCGCCGCCATTGCCTCCGTTGCCGCCGTTACCGAGCAACCCGGCCTTGCCACCGGCGCCGCCGGCACCCCCGATGGTCACCCCGTTAGGGCCACCCGCGCCGCCCGCGCCCCCGGCGCCGCCCGAGCCAACTAGCAGACCGGCATTGCCGCCCGCGCCCCCGGCCCCGCCGGAGTTGCTGCCGGCGCCGCCGGCCCCACCGACCCCACCGACCCCACCGTCGCCGAAGAGTAGCCCGGCATTCCCGCCAGCCCCGCCAGCCCCGGCCGCGCCAACCCCGCTGCTCCCCCCAGTCCCACCAGCGCCACCGGCACCAACGGCCAGCAATCCAGCGTTACCACCAGACCCACCAGCCCCACCGACAGCTCCGCCACCACCGGCCCGCCCGCGCCGCCCGCCAGCCACCACCACCACCCGCCAGCCTGACCCGCCGCCGCCCCACCATCGCTACCGAAGCCTTGGCCGCCAGCCCCGCCGACCCCGCCGCTGGAGGACCTCCGGACCTGCCTCCCGCCAAGCGCTGAGCCACCACCGTTGCCGCCGTTGCCCGCGGCGCCGAAGAACAGGCCTGCGGCCCCACCGGCACCGCCGGCCCCACCGATCCCTTTCGATCCGAACTCGCCCATCCCGCCGACCCCGCCAGCTCCGCCCGAACCGAACAACCACGCATTCCCTCCTGCCCCGCCAGCCCCAGCGACCCCCGCCGCCGAGGAGCCCCCGGCACCACCGGCACCACCGGAGCCGATCAGCCCCGCTGCCCCTCCGGCCCCACCTGCACCCCCAGATCCCGGTGCCCCCGACCCGCCCGCCCCGCCATTGCCTATCAACCACCCACCCGGCGCACCGGCCGCCCCAGTCCCCGGCGCCCCATTAGCGCCATTGCCGATCAACGGACGCCCCGTCAACGCCTGCACCGGCGCATTCACCACATCAATCACACTCTGCAACGGCGACGCGGCCGCGGACTCCGCAGACCCGTACGCACCCCCACCCGCCGCCAACGCCCGCACAAACTCGGCCTGAAAAGACACCGCCCGCACACTGAGCGCCTGATAGCTGTGGCCATGAGCGGAAAAGAGCGCCGCAATAGCCGCCGACACCTCATCCCCCGCCGCGGCCAACACCTGAGTGGTCGACGCCGCCGCGGCCGCATTGGCCGCGCTGACCGCAGCACCCAGAGCGGCCAACTCCGTGGCCGCTGTTCCCAACACCTCCGGCACGACGACGACGAAGGACATTTCCCGACCTCCCGATAGGCCTACGGTCGCGTTACTGCGAAGCTCGCAATCTTGGATCGTCCAAAACGCACTTTTGGTAGCAATCATATCGACCAGCACGCGGTGTTGAACTATGATGCTCCAAAATATGCCGATCGTTTATTTACCCGGCCGGAAATTCGGTGCAATCCCGTTTGAACTGCGAATTTCATTTCAGATTTGGTGATCGGTCCGCCCTCGGGAGGGTCGGCCAAGCGAAATTGAATTCATCGCACAATGGCGGCCGAAAGACACCTGCCGCGGCATTGTTGGCAGATAACGAGGACCTCGAATTACTTAACTGAGCTAGGCGATTTTCGTTGCGGGTGGAATCAGTCCGTCAAGTACCCCCGTCCGCGGGCACGTGGGCGTCTCCAAACCAGCCGCCACTGCGGCAACCCAGTAACAGGTCCCTGCCACCACAGCCAGCGATTGGCGGCAGCCGAAGCGAGTCGTCGACGCCGCAGCCGCCGCGTTGGCCCCACTGAGCGCAGCACCCAGACTGGCCAACTCCGAGGCCGCCGTTCCTAACGCATCCGGCAGTACCACGACATACGACATGTCCGACCTCCCGATAGGTCACGACGATCGAAGATTGCGGTGAAAGTAGATTTGCAACGTCGTAGACGCGCTGTCCTATGCAGATGCTATCGACCAACTCGCGGCGCTGAAATATTTTTATCGCAACCTGAGAATTTTTATTTATTTGTCGCTTGATTAGCGCCTCAACCGCTTTGAACAGCGGTTTTATGACCACACTCGGTGCGCGGCCCGCGTCGATAAGCGGCCGATCGCTGAATTCGAATTACACGATCCGGCCATTAATGTCGACAGATTTGACACCCATACCGGCATTGTTCATGGCGGTAGCCAGCCCGTCGGATAGTCAGATTCTCCAAACGAGGCGGTCGAATTTCGACCGCTGCAGCGCCTCCACCACTGTCCGAGTGCGCACGACAACGTCGCCGGACCGGACGCCGAGGCGCGGCGTGGCCGTGCGGACGCCGTGCAGGAACCCGTACGGCTACCGGATGGCGCCGACGATGTCACCGGACATCGCGGCCAGTTGACCGGACCACGAGCCCCAGCCGTTGTCACCGCCACCGGGGAAGTCGAAGTGGCCGTTGTGCCCGCCGACGCTGCGGTACTGCTGGTAGAAGGCCCTGCTGTTACCCATTGCCTCGGCCGCCGCGCCCATCATGGCGGCGGGATTGCTGGCTCCGGGGTTGGTCGGGCTCCATACCCAGACCCGGGTGTTGTTCTGCGCGAGCAGCGCGGCGTGCACCCACGGGTCGTGCCACTTCCAACGGCCCAGCTGCGGAGCGCCCCACATCCCGTTGCCGTCCACTCCGCCGAACTGCTGCAGACCGGCCAGGATCGCGCCGTTGGTGAATGTGTTCGACGGGTAGAGGAACCCGGACAGCGAGCCGGCGAAGCCGAACCGGTCAGGGTGGAAGGCCGCCAGCGCCATGGCGCCGTAGCCGCCCTGTGCGGCACCCACGGCGGCGTGGCCACCGGGTGCCAGGCCCTTGTTGGCCGCCAGCCAGTCGGGCAGCTCACTGGACAGGAAGGTGTCCCACTGCTTGCTGCCGTCCTGCTCCCAGTTGGTGTACATGCTCCAGGCGCCACCGGCCGGTGCAACCACCGAGATCCCCTTGCCGGCCAGCGTGTTGAACGCGTTGCCCGCGGTGGCCCAATTGCTGACGTCCGGGGCGGCGTCGCAGGCGTCGAGGAGGAAGACCGCGTGCGGTCCGCCGGCCAGGAACTGCACCGGGATGTCGCGGCCCATCGCCCCCGACGGAACCATCAGGGTCTCGAACGGGGCGGCATTGGCGGTCCCCACCGGGCTCGCCGGACTCCCCGCCAGCACGCCGCCGAACGCGATTGCCAGCACGGCAACGCAGAGCAGCCGTAGCAGCAACGACAGACCCCTCATGTCCACCTCCATCGTGTTCCACGCGTACTAGCGGCACAGTCAACGGCCCGCAAAGAAGCTAACCACACTGCTATCGATCCGATAAAGGGGCGATAACACGCGAATAACTAATGGCGGCGGCCCGAGAGGGCCGCCGCCATTAGTAGCGGTTCGTTCTGGTTCTAGTCGGTGACTAGTTGCCGGAGTTCCCAGCAGCGGTAGCGGTCGCCGGGCCGGCACCGGGGGTCGCGCCCAGCGTGGCCTGCAGGTCCGGCTTCATGGCGTTGAGCTGCGCACCCCAGTACTCCCAGCTGTGCGTGCCGTTGGCGTCGAAGTTGAACACCGCGTTGTGACCACCAGCTGCGTTGTACGCGTCCTGGAACTTCAGGTTGCTGGTCCGCACGAAGCCCTCCAGGAACTTGGCGGGCAGGTTGTTGCCACCGAGGTCGGACGGCTTGCCGTCACCGCAGTACACCCACAGGCGGGTGTTGTTGGCGACGAGCTTGCCAACCTGCAGCGTCGGGTCGTTGCGCGCCCAGGCCGGGTCCTCCTTCGGACCCCACATGTCCTCGCTCTTGTAGCCGCCGGCGTCACCCATCGCCAAGCCGATCAGCGTGGGACCCATCGCCTGGGACGGGTCGAGCAGAGCAGACAGCGAACCGGCGTAGATGAACTGACCGGGGTGGTCGGCCGCCAAGATCAGGGCGGACGAACCCGCCATGGACAAACCGACGGCGGCGCTGCCGGTCGGCTTGACCTGCTTGGTGGAGGCCAGGTAGCCCGGCAGCTCGCTGGTCAGGAAGGTCTCCCACTTGTAAGTGGTGCAACCGGCCTTACCGCAAGCGGGCCGGTACCAGTCGCTGTAGAAGCTGGACTGGCCACCAACCGGCATGACGACCGAGATGCCCGACTGCAGGTACCACTCGAAAGCAGGGGTGTTGATGTCCCAGCCGTTGAAGTCTTCCTGCGCGCGCATGCCGTCGAGCAGGTACAGCGCGGGTGAGTTGGCACCGCCGCTTTGGAACTGGACCTTGATTTCACGGCCCATCGCAGCCGAGGGCACCTGCAGGTACTCCACCGGCAGGCCCGGCCGCGAGAATGCCCCCGCGGTCGCCGTACCGCCGACGACGCCGACCAGACCCGACAGCAGGGCCGCACCAACGGCACCCACTACGAGCCGGCGTGGCATACCTGTCACGGCTCGGCGAAACCTGTCAACAAACTTCATCCTTGCTTCCTCATCCTCATCTTTTAGGCGCATCCTGAAGTTCTGGGCGCTTCCTGAATTAGGTAGGACTGCATGCGCAGGGCGCAGCAGTGCTCGTGTAGTCAACCACAACTTCTCCCGCCACCTCACCCCGAGCGGACCTTGCAACCCCGCCTCGGGCGGAAATCCGGGCCGATCGCCGGTTTTGAACAGGCTGCCGGAAACAACATTTCCGCAAGTGCCTGCGGCTCATGGCCATCGGGTCGCGTGACGTTCTTGTGATGTTGCTGTCAAAAGTGAGGCGCGCGTCACACTTTGGCCCCATTCGGCTCCTCCGGAACTGAACTGGTAGCAGATAAGTACTGAATCGGCGGTCAATCCCCGCGCGGCGGCGCGGGCGGCACGTCCGGCACCGGAAGGCCGCATCGGGCCAGTTCATACAGCGGAACGCGGTCGATGCGGTACTTGGTGAACGCGTAGGAATGCAGCACGTTCGACACGAACCGGCGCAAAGTCAGCGGCGCGCGCACCGAATTCAGCACCGCCCGGGTTTCTGGGCACTGCAGCGCCGCCTCTGCCTGGGCCACCCACTGCGGGTCCAGGTAGCCCGGCACGCCCGGGTACCACTTCACCCACGGGCCGTCGGCGATCACCCAGTCCGGGAAGAGGTTCTTGTCGTGGCCGATCCGGCCGTGTTTCAGCCGCTCGGTGTGTGCGGCCAGCGGGTTGGCCAACCCGATCTGGTCGATCACCCTGACGTCGAGGCCGACGTTCATGCCGACCATGCCCAGGTTGGTGAAAAAGACTGCGTGCTGTGGCTTTTGGTCCGGCGGGATGCCCGGGGTGCTACCGGGCGGGATCATCGGCACCAGATCCCACTGGGTGTAGTTGCCCGACGGCAACAACAGCGCGCCCTCCGGGGTGTTGTCGATCGCGACCAGTATCGCGGCCATCCGCGGGTAGTCGAGGTAGTCGGCAGCGGTCAAGGGATGGGCGTGCCCGGTGGCCTGCGCATAGAAGCGCCGTTCGTCGACGATCCCGGCGTAGCTGACGTGGGTGGCGTCGTCGCCCATGCCCGACGAGTTGGCCGCAAACAGTGACCAGCCCGCCACCCCCAGCCAGAGCGCGGTCACTCCCCCGGCCACCCAATAACCGGTCTGACGCGAATAGTCCTTGCCGTCCGGAATCATCACCGGAATCACCGCGACCGGCGCCAACAGACAGAACAGCGGCGCCAGCAGCACCCGGCCGTGCATGAAGTCGCCGCCCTGCCGAATCCAGTAGAGCGCCTGCAGCAGCCCGCTGACCAGGATGAAGGCCACGACGGCCGGCGGGCTCTGGACCGCCCGCGCCACTCGGCCGTACCCGGGCGCCAGCGTGGGACGAAGGTAGGACGGACGTCGCCGCGCCAGCATCAGCACGGTGCCCAACGGCACCAGCAGGACAACCGGCACCCACAGCCAATAGGGGCCGTTGAAGTTCAGCAGGTAGGTCCAGCCCTGCGACCATTTGTCGCCGGCGGCGTCCTTCGCCAAGGCGGTGCCGGGCACCAGCAGGGCGTAGTACCCCATCCGGAAGATCTGGTAGGCGACCGGCAGGAAACCGCCGGCGACGAAGATGAGCAGTCGTCGCCGCCAGGTGCGCGCCGCGATCAGCATCATGATCAGCGCGCCCCCGCCGATCAGCGCCAGTTCGGGCCGGACCAGCACGCTGCAGCCGGCGACGAAGGCCAGGGTGCCGATGAACGCCCGGCTGTCCGGCCGCGCCCGAAGCGCCTGCGACCAGCACACCAGCATCCACCACAACAGCCCCAGGTACGCCAGCACCAACCCGCTCTCCAGGCCGGAGGTGGCGAAGTCGCGGGCCGGCGGCACCGCGATGTACACCAAGGCACCGGCCGGCAGCATGATCGCCTGCCGCCCGCGCAGGCTGGGCGCGTACAACCGGCCCGTCCCCAACATGAGGAATGCGACGCCGAGCAGCGACAGCACCAGCGCGGCGGCCAGCGCCACATACTCCAAGCGCATCGGCTCGGCCACCCAGCTGAGCACGTAGAGGAGGTATGTCCAGATCGTCGACGTGTTCGCCTCGACCCGCTCCCCCTGGTTGAACACCGGCCCGTTGCCCGCCAGCAGGTTGCGCACCGTGCGCAGCACGATCAGTCCGTCGTCGGCGATCCAGCGGCGTTGCCAGGCGCCCCAACCGAACAGCACCGTGACAACGGCCACGCTGACCCACAGGCTGATCCGGACCGTCTTGTCGTACGGGAACGCCGGCCGGGTCAATTTGAGCGCAGGCCGAGCGAGCTTCGCGGGCGCCAGCCCACGAAGCTGCAGCGCCTTGAATCTCTCGCTAGCCGAAGGCAACAGCAGCACCGACGGTCCCGATCCACGCCAACGCAAGAAGCTGCAGGACCCGGTCGCGCAACGCGATGTCCTCAGGTTCACCGGCCAGCCCGCCGTCGACGTCGACGGCGTACCGCAGGATGGCGATGGTGAACGGGACCATCGATACGGCGAACCAACCCGCCGAGCCCTGGTCACGGTCGAAGGCCCACAGCCCGTAGCAGACCACCACAGCGGTGGCTGAAAGCGTCCAGACGAAGCGCAGGTATGTGCTCGTGTAGCTTTCGAGCGCCTTGCGGATCGCCGCGCCGGTGCGCTCGGTCAGCTGTAGCTCGGCGTAGCGCTTGCCGGCGACCATGAACAGCGACGCGAACGCCGCCGTCAGCAAAAACCATTGGGACAGCTGGGTATTGGTGGCCGCGCCCCCGGCGATGGCCCGCAGCAGATACGCCGACGACACGATGCAGATGTCCATCACCGCTTGGTGTTTGAGGCCGAAGCAATACGCCAGCTGCATGGCGAGGTAGACCGCCATCACCACCGCCAGGTGCGGCGTCAACCACCAGGACACGGCCAGCGAGGCCACGCCGAGCGCCGCCGCGAGGACGTACGCGAGCCACTCGGGCACCACGCCGGCCGCGATCGGGCGATACCGCTTGGTCGGGTGCTCGCGATCGGCCTCGACGTCGCGTACGTCGTTGATCAGGTAGATCGAGGAAGCGGCCAGGCTGAACACCACGAAGGCCACCCCCACCTGGACCGCCAGGTGGCTGAGGTCGTATTGCACCCCGCGGCCCGCCGCGCTCAGCGGCGCCGCCAAGACCAGGACGTTCTTCACCCACTGGCGGGGGCGGATCGCTTTGATCACCCCGGCGACCAGGTTCGTCGGCGGTCCGGTCACGGGGGGAGCCAGGTCTTCACTCAACGGGCCGTACCTCCTTGCAGACGTCCCTGCAGACCGTTGTCCACGCGCACGGCAACGCCCGCGACGGCGGCGCCGAGCGCCACACCTGCGGCCACGTCACTCGGGTAGTGCACCCCGGCAAGTATTCGCGACAGCGCCATCGGCGGCACCAAGAGCGGCACCAGCGGCAATCCGGTTGCCCTGCTCAGCAAGATGGCGGCGGCGGTGGTGGAGGTGGCGTGCGCGGACGGAAAGCTCAGCTGACTGGGCACCCCGACGTTGACCGCGACGGCGGGATGGCGCGGCCGTTGGCGTCGCACCACCCGCTTGACCACCACCGCTGCCGCATGGGCGGCGAAACTGCCCACCGCGGCCACCAGCCAGTCCCGTCGGGATCCAAAGCGGCGCGGCGCCACGACCGCGCCCAGTAGCGACACGATGACCCAGCCGAGGCTGTGTTCGCCGAAGTGCGACAGCGCCCGCGCCGCGGGCAACACTCCGGGGCGGTGGGCCAGTGCGGACTGGACGGCCACCATCGCGGCGATTTCCCCGCTTGGCGGCTCCCCCACCGGATCTAACGGCTCGGCGTCAGCCATGCTTTGCTGCCGCGTCGCCCGCCGGTAGCAGCACCGACTCCCACTTCTGCTTGCTGGACAGCACGGGCAGCGCATCCCGGTACGTCTTGCGCATCTCGTCGAATCGACGCAACAGCTGGCGCTGGCGGCGCAGCGACGCGAGCAGCAACGAGAACATCTTGGCCCGGTCGCGCTGCCGGTAGACCACCCCGCACCCATCGGCGGTGGTGACGGTCACGCCGTCGACGGTGCACAGCCGGAACCACCGGGCGTCCTGGGTCGGCACGTTGTACTCGGGACGCTGGTGCGCAGCCGGGTCGGCGGCCTTGAGGTTGTGCAGAATCCCCCGGGCCAGCCGGTAGCTGATCGACACCGGATTCACCGGCGGCTTCATCTCCCTTGTGCGGTTCGATGGTGGCGGCAGCTCGGTCGCCGCCGGCAGCACCACTGCGTCGGGGTACTCCTTGCGCAGTCGATGTACCTCCGGCAACCCGGATTCCAGGATGGAGAAGATGTGCTCGGGTCCGGCCAGGAAGTCGTCGATGGCCCGGTTCTGAATCGCCACCGTTGAATATTCAAGGCAGGCAAGGTGTTTCAGAGTCGCCTTGAGGTGGCTGCGGACCAGGCCGCGGACGTCGCCGTCCCAGTGCATCGCCGCGACCACCAGCCGGTTGCGCAGGTGGAAGTAGGCCTGCCAGTCGATGGCGTCGTCCTTGTCGCTCCAGGCCATGTGCCAGATCGCCGCGCCGGGCAGCGTGGCGGTGGGGTAGCCGTGTTCGGCGGCCCGCAGCCCGTAGTCGGCGTCGTCCCACTTGATGAACAACGGCAGCGGCTGGCCCAGCTCTTCGGCCACCTGCCGCGGGATCATGCACGTCCACCAGCCGTTGTAGTCGACGTCGATGCGCCGGTGCAGCAGCTTGCTCTTCTCGTCTTTGTCGTTGAGCGGGTATTCGGCGAAGTCGTGGTCGTATTCGGTGTGCGGTGCCGCGGTCCACATGAAGTTGGACCGGTCCACGACCTCGCCCATGATGTGCAGGTGCGACGGCTCCTGCAGGTTCAGCATCTGGCCGCCCACCAGCATCGGGGTCTTGGCGAACCGACTCAGCGCGAGCACCCGCAGGATCGAGTCCGGCTCGATGCGGATGTCGTCGTCCATGAACAGGATCTGTTGGCAGTCGGTGTTTTTCAGCGCCTCGTACATGACCCGGCTGTAGCCGCCGGAGCCACCTAGGTTGGGTTGGTCGTGAATGGAGAGCCGGTTGCCCAGCCGCGCGGACGCGACCGGGAAGTCCGGATGGTCGCGCACCTTGCGGGTGCCCTGGTCCGGCACGATCACCGCACCGATCACCTCGTCGACCAACGGGTCGGCGGTCAGTTCGAGCAGCGCGTTGGCGCAGTCCGCGGGCCGGTTGAACGTCGGGATCCCGACGGCGACGTTGGCGTGCCCCGGCGCTGGGATGGGTGCGTACCAGCCGCCGCTGTGCAGAGTGACATCGGTGTCGGTGGTGATGTCGAACCAGATCCAGCCGCCGTCTTCGAACGGCTTCAACGGCACCTCGACCTCGACGGTCGCGGGAGTCTCTTCGCTGCCGACGAAGCTGCGGCCTCCGATGGAGATCCGCGCCCCGGTGGCCTTGGTCCGGTAGAGGTCGACGCGGCCGGAGCCGGACAGTTCGACGCGCAGCACCACGGACTCGCAGATCGACCAGCGCCGCCAGTAGCTGGCCGGGAAGGCGTTGAAGTACGTCGCGAACGACACTTCGGATTCCTTGCCGATCTCCAGCGACGTGCGACTGGTGGCGTGGGCCCGCCGGGCGTTGGTGGTCGACTCCTCGAGGTACAGCTTGCGTACGTCGAGGGGTTCACCGGGCCGCGGCAGGATTATTCGGGAAATCAGGCTTACGGCAGTCATCAGGAGGGTTCTCCGGTCGGTGACGATGCAGGCCGCGCAGCGGCCTGAGGTGGAGGCGGCCCATCCGCCTCCGCTAGCGGCACGCCGTCGCGCAGGTGGGGCGCAAGGACGTTGTCGTACATGTTCAAGGCGCTGGCAATGGCCATGTGCATATCCAGGTATTGATAAGTACCCAAACGGCCGCCGAATAGGACCTTCGCCGAAGCCGTCTCGGCCTTGGCTCTGGCCCGATACGCGGCCAGCAGCGCACGGTCGCCTTCGGTGTTGATCGGATAGTAGGGCTCGTCGTCGTCTTTGGCGAAGCGGGAGTACTCGCGCATGATGACCGTCTTGTCGGTCGGGTAACTGCGCTCGGGGTGGAAGTGCCGGAACTCGTGGATGCGGGTGTAGGGCACGTCGAGGTCGTTGTAGTTCATCACCGGGGTGCCCTGAAAATCCCCGGTCGGGAGCACTTCCAGTTCGAAGTCCAAGGTGCGCCAGCCCAGCCGTCCCTCGGCGTAGTCGAAGTAGCGATCCAACGGGCCGGTGTACACGACGGGTGCCTCCGGGTTGGCCGCGCGCAGTTCGTCGCGAACCTCGAACCAGTCCGTGTCCAGTCGCACCTCGATGCGCTCGTCGGCGGCCATGTTCTTCAGCCAGGCCGTGTAACCGTCGACCGGCAGGCCCTCGTAGGTGTCGTTGAAGTAGCGGTTGTCGAAGGTGTAGCGCACGGGCAGCCGGGTGATGTTGGCCGCCGGCAGCTCTTTGGGGTCGGTTTGCCACTGCTTGGCGGTGTATCCCTTGACGAACGCCTCGTAGAGCGGCCGGCCGATCAGCGAGATGGCCTTTTCCTCGAGGTTCTGCGCGTCGGCCGTGTCGATCTCAGCGGCCTGTTCGGCGATCAGCTTGCGCGCCTCGTCGGGCGAGAAGTATCTGCCGAAGAACTGCGAGACCAGGCCCAGGCCCATCGGGAACTGGTAGGCCTGCCCGTTGTGCATGGCGTAGACGCGGTGCTGGTACCCGGTGAAGTCGGTGAACTGCCGCACGTAGTCCCACACCTTCTTATTAGAGGTATGGAAAAGATGCGCGCCGTACTTGTGGACCTCGATGCCGGTTTGCGGCTCGGACTCGGAATAGGCATTGCCGCCGATGTGCGGTCGCCGCTCCACGACGAGTACGCGCTTGCCCAGCTGGGTAGCAACGCGCTCGGCGACGGTCAGGCCGAAAAATCCGGAGCCGACAACATAGAGGTCAAAGCGACCAGAAGGTGAAGTCATCGGTTGCCTAGGGTATCTGACCTTGCTGCCAAAACCCGCTTGCGGCGACGTCCCACGCGAGGTTCATCACACGTCACGCTTATGAACCGCTCCCGTAGCGATTGCCTCACGATTCGATCTCGCCACTCTAGTCACATGAATCTCACTCGTACCATCGATCCTGTGGGTTTGAGCTGACGCCACATCTGTAATTTCAAATGCTTAGGAGACTTTCGTGCCGAACCGACGCCGACGCAAGCTTTCGAAAGCCATGAGCGCGGTCGCAGCCCTGGCAGTCGCAAGTCCGTGTGCATACTTCCTCGTCTACTCAGCGACCGAGGCCAACA
This region includes:
- the aftB gene encoding terminal beta-(1->2)-arabinofuranosyltransferase, whose product is MPSASERFKALQLRGLAPAKLARPALKLTRPAFPYDKTVRISLWVSVAVVTVLFGWGAWQRRWIADDGLIVLRTVRNLLAGNGPVFNQGERVEANTSTIWTYLLYVLSWVAEPMRLEYVALAAALVLSLLGVAFLMLGTGRLYAPSLRGRQAIMLPAGALVYIAVPPARDFATSGLESGLVLAYLGLLWWMLVCWSQALRARPDSRAFIGTLAFVAGCSVLVRPELALIGGGALIMMLIAARTWRRRLLIFVAGGFLPVAYQIFRMGYYALLVPGTALAKDAAGDKWSQGWTYLLNFNGPYWLWVPVVLLVPLGTVLMLARRRPSYLRPTLAPGYGRVARAVQSPPAVVAFILVSGLLQALYWIRQGGDFMHGRVLLAPLFCLLAPVAVIPVMIPDGKDYSRQTGYWVAGGVTALWLGVAGWSLFAANSSGMGDDATHVSYAGIVDERRFYAQATGHAHPLTAADYLDYPRMAAILVAIDNTPEGALLLPSGNYTQWDLVPMIPPGSTPGIPPDQKPQHAVFFTNLGMVGMNVGLDVRVIDQIGLANPLAAHTERLKHGRIGHDKNLFPDWVIADGPWVKWYPGVPGYLDPQWVAQAEAALQCPETRAVLNSVRAPLTLRRFVSNVLHSYAFTKYRIDRVPLYELARCGLPVPDVPPAPPRGD
- the ag85A gene encoding diacylglycerol acyltransferase/mycolyltransferase Ag85A; its protein translation is MKFVDRFRRAVTGMPRRLVVGAVGAALLSGLVGVVGGTATAGAFSRPGLPVEYLQVPSAAMGREIKVQFQSGGANSPALYLLDGMRAQEDFNGWDINTPAFEWYLQSGISVVMPVGGQSSFYSDWYRPACGKAGCTTYKWETFLTSELPGYLASTKQVKPTGSAAVGLSMAGSSALILAADHPGQFIYAGSLSALLDPSQAMGPTLIGLAMGDAGGYKSEDMWGPKEDPAWARNDPTLQVGKLVANNTRLWVYCGDGKPSDLGGNNLPAKFLEGFVRTSNLKFQDAYNAAGGHNAVFNFDANGTHSWEYWGAQLNAMKPDLQATLGATPGAGPATATAAGNSGN
- a CDS encoding PE domain-containing protein, whose product is MSYVVVLPDALGTAASELASLGAALSGANAAAAASTTRFGCRQSLAVVAGTCYWVAAVAAGLETPTCPRTGVLDGLIPPATKIA
- a CDS encoding glycosyltransferase gives rise to the protein MTAVSLISRIILPRPGEPLDVRKLYLEESTTNARRAHATSRTSLEIGKESEVSFATYFNAFPASYWRRWSICESVVLRVELSGSGRVDLYRTKATGARISIGGRSFVGSEETPATVEVEVPLKPFEDGGWIWFDITTDTDVTLHSGGWYAPIPAPGHANVAVGIPTFNRPADCANALLELTADPLVDEVIGAVIVPDQGTRKVRDHPDFPVASARLGNRLSIHDQPNLGGSGGYSRVMYEALKNTDCQQILFMDDDIRIEPDSILRVLALSRFAKTPMLVGGQMLNLQEPSHLHIMGEVVDRSNFMWTAAPHTEYDHDFAEYPLNDKDEKSKLLHRRIDVDYNGWWTCMIPRQVAEELGQPLPLFIKWDDADYGLRAAEHGYPTATLPGAAIWHMAWSDKDDAIDWQAYFHLRNRLVVAAMHWDGDVRGLVRSHLKATLKHLACLEYSTVAIQNRAIDDFLAGPEHIFSILESGLPEVHRLRKEYPDAVVLPAATELPPPSNRTREMKPPVNPVSISYRLARGILHNLKAADPAAHQRPEYNVPTQDARWFRLCTVDGVTVTTADGCGVVYRQRDRAKMFSLLLASLRRQRQLLRRFDEMRKTYRDALPVLSSKQKWESVLLPAGDAAAKHG
- a CDS encoding decaprenyl-phosphate phosphoribosyltransferase, encoding MSEDLAPPVTGPPTNLVAGVIKAIRPRQWVKNVLVLAAPLSAAGRGVQYDLSHLAVQVGVAFVVFSLAASSIYLINDVRDVEADREHPTKRYRPIAAGVVPEWLAYVLAAALGVASLAVSWWLTPHLAVVMAVYLAMQLAYCFGLKHQAVMDICIVSSAYLLRAIAGGAATNTQLSQWFLLTAAFASLFMVAGKRYAELQLTERTGAAIRKALESYTSTYLRFVWTLSATAVVVCYGLWAFDRDQGSAGWFAVSMVPFTIAILRYAVDVDGGLAGEPEDIALRDRVLQLLALAWIGTVGAAVAFG
- a CDS encoding alpha/beta hydrolase-fold protein translates to MRGLSLLLRLLCVAVLAIAFGGVLAGSPASPVGTANAAPFETLMVPSGAMGRDIPVQFLAGGPHAVFLLDACDAAPDVSNWATAGNAFNTLAGKGISVVAPAGGAWSMYTNWEQDGSKQWDTFLSSELPDWLAANKGLAPGGHAAVGAAQGGYGAMALAAFHPDRFGFAGSLSGFLYPSNTFTNGAILAGLQQFGGVDGNGMWGAPQLGRWKWHDPWVHAALLAQNNTRVWVWSPTNPGASNPAAMMGAAAEAMGNSRAFYQQYRSVGGHNGHFDFPGGGDNGWGSWSGQLAAMSGDIVGAIR
- a CDS encoding phosphatase PAP2 family protein, with the translated sequence MADAEPLDPVGEPPSGEIAAMVAVQSALAHRPGVLPAARALSHFGEHSLGWVIVSLLGAVVAPRRFGSRRDWLVAAVGSFAAHAAAVVVKRVVRRQRPRHPAVAVNVGVPSQLSFPSAHATSTTAAAILLSRATGLPLVPLLVPPMALSRILAGVHYPSDVAAGVALGAAVAGVAVRVDNGLQGRLQGGTAR
- the glf gene encoding UDP-galactopyranose mutase, whose product is MTSPSGRFDLYVVGSGFFGLTVAERVATQLGKRVLVVERRPHIGGNAYSESEPQTGIEVHKYGAHLFHTSNKKVWDYVRQFTDFTGYQHRVYAMHNGQAYQFPMGLGLVSQFFGRYFSPDEARKLIAEQAAEIDTADAQNLEEKAISLIGRPLYEAFVKGYTAKQWQTDPKELPAANITRLPVRYTFDNRYFNDTYEGLPVDGYTAWLKNMAADERIEVRLDTDWFEVRDELRAANPEAPVVYTGPLDRYFDYAEGRLGWRTLDFELEVLPTGDFQGTPVMNYNDLDVPYTRIHEFRHFHPERSYPTDKTVIMREYSRFAKDDDEPYYPINTEGDRALLAAYRARAKAETASAKVLFGGRLGTYQYLDMHMAIASALNMYDNVLAPHLRDGVPLAEADGPPPPQAAARPASSPTGEPS